A window of Desulfatiglans anilini DSM 4660 contains these coding sequences:
- a CDS encoding potassium channel family protein: MKVLIVGGGNTLYFLCRSLLAKDHEIVIINRDPSECIQLARDLAAATVVCGDGSTMKILEEAGAMEADAVLAVTPNDQDNLVICQLASLQFDVPKAVALANDPDNAEAFRRLGVSAFSTTNIVSSLIEQWASLEHILNLIPVGEGRVNVTEIILEEDAPVAGKYLKEIELPENALIAVLIRHNRPTIPRGENDLQAGDRLVVITMPENHRPVMKALTGKPD, encoded by the coding sequence ATGAAGGTGCTCATCGTCGGCGGCGGCAATACCCTCTATTTTCTTTGCCGGAGCTTGTTGGCGAAGGACCACGAGATCGTTATCATCAACCGCGACCCGTCGGAGTGCATCCAATTGGCCCGGGACCTTGCAGCCGCCACCGTGGTCTGCGGCGACGGCAGCACCATGAAGATCCTCGAGGAAGCCGGCGCCATGGAGGCCGATGCCGTGCTGGCGGTCACGCCAAACGACCAGGACAACCTCGTTATCTGCCAGTTGGCCTCCTTGCAGTTCGACGTGCCCAAAGCTGTAGCTCTCGCCAACGACCCCGACAATGCCGAAGCGTTTCGAAGATTGGGCGTCTCGGCGTTTTCGACCACCAACATCGTCAGCAGCCTGATCGAGCAGTGGGCCTCGCTCGAGCACATCCTGAACCTGATTCCGGTGGGAGAGGGACGGGTGAATGTGACGGAAATCATCCTCGAAGAGGATGCTCCCGTCGCCGGGAAATATCTGAAAGAGATCGAACTGCCTGAAAACGCCTTGATCGCCGTCCTCATCCGCCACAACCGTCCGACGATCCCGCGTGGAGAAAACGATCTGCAGGCAGGCGACCGTCTGGTGGTCATCACCATGCCGGAAAACCATCGCCCTGTCATGAAGGCGCTGACAGGCAAACCGGATTAG
- a CDS encoding potassium channel family protein, with protein sequence MKNSRTIVILGCGRLGTYLAIQLSRSGDSVVVIDRHETAFDNLSADFSGFRILGDGTHMQVLRKAGVEKANIFISTTDDDNVNVMTAQVARKIFDVPQVLARVLDPKREEIFRQLGIDAICTTTLSAHVFLQTIANGPEKAKGARS encoded by the coding sequence ATGAAGAACAGCCGCACGATCGTCATTCTGGGATGCGGGCGCCTCGGAACCTATCTGGCCATTCAACTCAGCCGCAGTGGAGATTCAGTGGTGGTGATCGACCGGCACGAGACGGCATTCGACAATCTGTCCGCCGATTTCAGCGGTTTTCGCATCCTCGGAGACGGCACCCACATGCAGGTTTTGAGAAAGGCCGGTGTGGAAAAAGCGAACATTTTCATCTCGACGACGGACGACGATAACGTCAACGTGATGACGGCGCAGGTGGCCCGAAAGATATTCGATGTTCCACAGGTGCTCGCCAGGGTGCTCGATCCGAAAAGGGAAGAGATCTTCAGGCAATTGGGGATCGATGCCATCTGCACCACCACCCTGTCCGCCCATGTTTTCCTTCAGACCATCGCCAATGGACCGGAAAAGGCAAAGGGGGCGCGTTCATGA